The Coffea arabica cultivar ET-39 chromosome 6e, Coffea Arabica ET-39 HiFi, whole genome shotgun sequence genome contains the following window.
TTGGGATTCTCTGTCAATTTATCATACTGTTGATAGTATGCATTAAGTCtgattatttttataatatttttcatATGCTATTGTCATTATATCTATTTGTTACATGTTACATACCATTTGGATAGCAAATAtattacaaaattttttaaaatattcttTTGACGCATTTTTAATTACTCTttttaaaaacatatatatcacatcactAATTCTTGTCTAGATTGTCACATTTTaggcaaaaatattttgaagatattccttttatatatttttttaattggttTAATCTTTTATATACTGATAATATATACACCATCACCATTAATTGTATGAGAACTTatctgaatttaaatttaaaattcaaaatttgctcaTATATCATGCATTCAACAGtaataatgtatacactgttagtATATATAAGAATTacttttttaattatatttctTATTTCACATACAACACATCACTATggtatatttttctataaaaattctaaaaaattgcAAGACCCTGTTTGAATTGcagcttttgaaaattttttcttccaaaaactcCAATGTAAAAGCACTATTTAGATCTGCGGTGATTGGTTGTCAACTTTTAGTAAGTTGATTATCATCACATGCGAAAGTCTCACGTCCACCTTCATGGTTAAACGGTGGAGTCTGACCTTTTTGGGTATCTTATCAGTAGCCATCAAGACCTTGGTCCGTGTTAGCCTTTCAAATATGGTGACTAATTAACCAGTACATAAATTCCACTAAATTTCTCGTACTAGTGCTATTTAAACCCCATCTCCGTGTTTAGTTTTGGCTACCCTTGGTTAAGGTTTGGATTCTTTTATGATTCCGGTTCTGTTTCCTTTTTAGTTATATAGTTAAAAAATTTATGCTAAAGTGATGTGGCAATAGATTtagaataacaaaaaaaaaataaaaaaatatagaaaataagATTTTGATATAATTATTATcaacaaggaaaacaaaaagctatTCAAATTTTATGAAAGAAAGTCACATTGTTGAATGTTCCTAAACatattaaataaaagaaaagaagcatgattttttttattgaaattgaaatgaaataagGAAAAATGTCTCAATTACTCGATCATCTTCATTGCTTGCAACAACTATTTATGATAGAGCTATTGCTCCTTTATAATTATCCAGCAACAGCTCCAAAGTCACatgtgagtttttttttttcagtgtaAGTAAAAAATCTCGAATTTAAATTTCTCACTTACACTTCCTGTACCGGCCAATCCATCCCTTTCACTCTCACGGGTAAGGTTTAAAACTTGTGGTGAGTGCATCTATTGTCATTGATGTCCAACTAAAGATACCAAGTCAAGTAGTGATTGAATTCCTTATCTTTACCCCAACCCAGACACTTATTTTTCAGGTCACTCAGAAAACGAAAAAAATCCCAAACATATGATGCATGTGCTGCAAGTACGAGAAACGCGCTGAAGTCTTGCTAGTACCAAGAAACTACGTTCACACATTCTATAAAAGGGACCCCAGGAATTGAACAAGACACGCATCAAACAACAATGGGAGACCGCGTCCAGTTTGAACCATGGAGTCACTTGGACGGCAAAATTGTTTTTGTCACAGGTGCATCTTCTGGGCTTGGCAGAGAATTTTGCCTAGACCTCGCCAAGGCCGGTTGCAAGGTCGTGGCAGCCGCCCGTAGACTCGAGCGGCTCAAGTCTCTCTGTGACGAAATCAACCAACTATTTCCCTCTCCAAGCACGTCATCTCCGGTTGAGTTGGATCCTAATTCTACTCGAGCTGTGGCGGTTGAGCTTGATGTCACAGCTGATGCCTCCACCATTGAAACGTCCGTACAAAGGGCTTGGAATGCATTTGGACATATTGACGCTTTGGTTAACAATGCTGGTGTAAGAGGTATGCAAGTTATGTTATATACTATTTGAATTATGGTTATGCCATGCACCACAGTCACTAGGTAAAGGTGATGCCATCTCTGATGCAACAGAAATTTCCAAAATCACTAAAAAAGGACACGACTATTAAGTCAAATTTATCCTGGTTAtcgattcattttttttaaaaaaaagttctaGCAGGAAAGGGGTGGAATTTAATAAACAGGGAGGGAAAAGTGGTTTAGAATCTAAGACCTCTGTTCTTTCAAGAGTtttacttttttaaaattttcagtcTGGAAAGAGATCCATTTCACTTGCTGTAtctgatgcattggaaagagaTCCATTCAATTTGCAACATCTGATGCATGTATCTGCTGTTATTAGTGTAGATttttaaatcaatcaaaaaacTAGTTTAACAGAATTACAGAACGCATCTTCATCTACCTAAGTTGAATAAGAAACAGACAGGTTTTAATTTAGTAGCTGGTTCTCGAAATCCTCATATAGACCGGTAATCTTGCTAATTTTGATGCTTCCTTGTCTGTAACAGGTTCAATAAGTTCATCACTGGATCTTACTGAAAATGAATGGAATTCTACCGTGAGAACAAACCTGACTGGAGCTTGGCTAGTGTCCAAGTATGTTGGTAGGCATATGCGTGAGGCATGCAGAGGTGGCTGTATTGTTAATGTTTCATCAATTTCTGGGCTGAACCGAGCGCAAATGCGCGGTTCTGTTGCCTATAGTTCTTCAAAGGCCGGCATGGACTCCATGACAAGGGTATGATTAATATGATTTAATTAATTCCATCAATGAGTTAAgcatgaaaaactgattttgtCGCCAAAAACTTTTGTCTTAACAAGACGTGCAGATTGAAGAGGTTTTGCTTCATGTATCATCATCTTTGCCATACAttctagggataatttcaggaacctcccttgaggtttctaacaatttcactcgaCTCCCCcaggtttaaaaaattacacttacctcccttgacaTAGTAAAATACCTATAATGCCATCCACTTGGTAGACAAATTTAACATTAAggcaataaatttacaaaatccaaaaaattCTATTTTTCTATCCCTTgtctattttttaattaatataATCTCTTTTTGTTATCTTTCAATTTTACGGGTATTAGCAAACTAAAATTTACAAAAGCAACGGAGAGAGCAGATTATGTGTCAGATTAGAAGGAAATGAAGAGACTCGCAATGATagagaaataaataataaaattgatgattgaaataggaagaagaactaaagatataaaatttgtcatattttgtttgttgccaagaaaaacttttATAAAATGTCAATAATTACATAAGGATTTCTTTCATTGTATTAGATATTTTTTATTACGATTTTATTATGGAGTAAGTAGAATTTATTCTctaattttgaaatattaatatttttaaggcTATAAGGGAATTGTAATGACGGCTCTAGATCAGATTAGATTgtattaaaaaatgtatttgagCATTGGTATTTAATTTTAGGTACAACTAGTTATCAATGggctttgtgtgtgtgtgttttttttcttctttttttttttgcatggcaagtattgatattttatatgcaatttaggattttttgcacgGCTACTTGATTTTAGAACTTATGTTTGGATGGTTTTTAAAGATTGGACTTGTTGATTTATGCAAAgtgtaaaagaaaataattgaatatactatatttatttttagttttgtaCAAAAGGATAATTTAGGATTTTTGTAAGAAAATCTATCTTGTTGGACCTATATTGTTACTAAACATTAAAAGTAGGGGATGTATAAGTGATTTTTAAAACCCGAAGGGAGTTCTCTGTAATTCttaaaaacctcaggggaggtttgtgaaattattccTATATTCTAATatgttctttatttttatttttttaatgtttgattaagatttccaaaaaaaaaatatgtgtaCAATGCTTGTTTTTGGGTATATAGGGCAtcaaatcacttttttttttcctaatcaTAATGGCCTTGGAATTACAGATAATGGCCCTGGAATTGGGAGAGAACAAAATCAGGGTGAACTCAATAAGCCCTGGACTTTTCAAGTCTGAATTCACCGAAGAGCTTGTAAAAAAGCGCTGGATTAATAATGTGGCAGAGAGAACAGTCCCATTAAGAACCTTTGGCACAACAGACCCAGCTTTGACATCACTTGTTCGGTTCTTAATTCATGACTCCTCAAGCTATGTATCAGGCAACCATTTCATTGTGGATGCTGGATATACTTTACCGGGAGTTCCCATTTTCTCTTCACTTTGAATTTTAATGTATGGACTCTAGTTTGATGCTATTTAAAAGATTTTCTATAAAGAAATAATTATGAAAATCGAAGGATTACTCGGATGACATCTTTTATTAAGTAGGACTCTGGGATCAACTGTATCTTAGGAAGCTCATGAATAAGTGAGAGTGTATTaggatgccaaaaaaaaaaaaaaaaagatacacaGCATATCCATATGTATTTTAAACAATTTGTGTGCTTTTTGTATCATGATCTACACAGCTTAGAGTAGAATATGATGCTATATctgtaaccttttttttttccgacaaAGCGTTAAGACAAGCAATCTATGGGGGATCCACTAAAGCACCACATCTAAGCAATTGTTGACTTGGAAGGGATTCCAATGGATCTTAAACACTCACACTCGACTCTTTACCAGACCAATGTGGGAAAAAGGGGAGGGGAAACACTCGACGACGCGGGCCTAGCTATTACCACCTCTCGTAAACTCTTGTTTCTTTCTTACAAAGCATTAAGACAAGCAATCTAAGGGAGACCCACTAAAGCACCACATATAGGCAATTGCTGATTGGAAGGGACTCCAATGGACCTTAAACACTCATAATACTCCACGAAGATGCTATATCTGTAACCTACAAGCAACAAGAATGACCTGTCTAATCTAAGATAACGTCTAGCTGTCTAATCTAAACTAACTGGTGAAGTTCTAAGTGATTTGAATAACCTGCTcctaagaaatttcaaaatcaaGAGGACTGCTCCTATTATATGTGAAACACAAACAGGACATCAAATCCGCATTATATCAAGAAATAACTTGCAATTTCACGATATCCTTCAAGTTTATAGAGacatcaaggaaaaaaaaaagaagatacaCCTGCAGATTTTTCCAGCTTTTACAACAAGCAACAAAATATGAAGACTAAATCCAGTTATTTTCAGGTTCATTCCAAAAGTTGATTTCCTATCATCATATGTATGATTATGTCCAAGTCTGTGCCTAATTTAGTTCTTTTCAGGTTTTAATCCGAAACTTGATTTCCTATCATTGTATGATGATTCTGGTTAAACATTTGGGTAAGGCAAAGTATAATACGCTAATAAAAAGAATAGTACTACTATGCAAAGACGAATCCTActagaatttaatgcaaaaagtcaaaatatagATTATAAACAAGATTACCTGACTTTTAGAAATTATGAAATAGAGTATGCTTTTGGACGGATTTTGGAATTTTGATAACAGCAAATGACTATACACAAAAAtatctttcaaatttttttttatagaaatttGTGTTAATTGGTATTACCGTGAGTTCCCCTAAACTAAGTTTGTAAAGAAGGAGGTTTAACATCTGAGATTGACTCAAAACTAAAAGTATTGTAGTGAGAATAGTGGTTAACACATTGATAATCCGATAACATTTTTGGATTCACAGGTTAGGCACTAACACCAATACGAAAAGATTAAATGTCATACCTGTTGTGTGTGTTGCCGTATAGAGAGATTCAAAAATCTATTTGGTTGAAATATTcccgtttggattgtattttccgtcatttttcatggaaaaattactgtagcgatttgatgtatgtgaggaaaaaaggtaatagggaaatgtgttcacggaaaatgacaaaatttttcTACGGAAAACAGCAATCCAAGCAAGGCAATCTTGACAGGACATAAGCAATTCTAGAAAGAAGGATGTgaagccaattttttttttttttttgtgtatatCATAATGTGATTCTTAAAAATACTTTGATCCTAAAGTTCAAGAATTGCAAAGTGATCAAATTAGTATTCACTGCAagttgaataataaaaaataaaaatttgtagCTCATGGCTCTCTCTATACCTTATAACCTTTTGTTGTCATTTAATGGTGTTTTCTTATTTCTTGGTTATTATTGTTTGAGAAGACATGATTTCTCTTGATGAGTAAATAATATTTACTTGAAACCATACTTTGGATACTACTTgcatgttttgaattttgtcctcttttagtgccaaaaaaaaaaaaaattgtcctcttttctttctgggACTAAGCTTAGAAACCTTGGAATGATCCGATCCAACTACATTTGctaataaaattatttaaaactAAAGTTGAGAAAAACTAAAATTCTACAGCATACCTTCATGTACCATAAATTCTTGACCAATTCTTAAAtaagcttttcatttttttaagtgTAAGTGATTTCGAGCCCAAATCTCTCACTTGCACTCCCTCTCTCAGTATCACCCAACCCATCCCCTCGCTGACCTCTTAGCTGAGCTTAAGTAGCTTCAAGTGCTATAGCTAGATTATATCCATAATTGTtacttttgtttgatttgtcCTTTACTTACTTTTTAGATATAAAGTGATTTTTCCCCCCAAATTATGAATGGGTAAATTTTATTCACTAGAAAATCTTTTATACATGGTGTAACATGGACCATAGAGCTACATACAAATTCAGCCGCTCGCAAGCAGCTCGAGTCCAAGCTAGACTCGAGTTCGGTTAACATCGAGTTCAAGCTAATCAAGTCGAACTtgagttcaaaaatttcaattcGTTAACTCGCGAGTCaactcgattatatatatatatatattattttaatgataaaattacatatatattcttactattttattatttgttaagaaagattattattttatttaatttttaaaaaaataaaataattattattttttaatttttctaaactcaAGCTCAATTCAAATCTCAAGCTTTATATTTTGAATTTGTCGAGTTCGAGATTCATAAAACTAGAGGGTCGACTCAATTAAGTCAAAAACTCGATTCGGTTGCACCTCTAATGGACCACATGATTTTAATATACTTATTTCATGCATATACCCACTCAAGGTTGGACAACATAAAATATTTGACCAACCCTCAAATGATCTGAAATAGCCTCAAAAGCTATAACTGGATCATACCAAAGattgttattattgtttgaGCGGGCTTTCCCTATTCTCAACTGTCATTGGGCCTTAAAGAAATTTTTCCTTCCAAAAACTTCCAAGATAATCTATTGACCTTATTGTCTTGAAAGCATACACCCAAAATCACATCAAATTTTGTGTGGATAAACGCCAGCTGAAGAACGCCCCCTCCATTTCTTCGAGCTGCAGCCGGGGAAGCCATTTTAGAATTTATCGATCGAATTCTccccttctttttttccttcaaatttttgatgggtttagtttttcctttttaggcccttttttacacacacacactttaTTCGATCAGAGGCTTTACTCATATATAATTCAATAGACATTAGACCTTCTTTACCAGATGTTTTACATTAAAGCAAATGGTTTCACCGTACACCATGTATAAAACATATTATTTTCTACAGCATCATACGTCACTTGTTATCATTTTTTTAATACACCACCGTAAATCACTACAATGACATGGTTCTTTAAGGCCCTTGAGACCTCACAAGTTCCATTTTCTACAAGTTTGCCCTTGGATGTAATTGACTGATAAatagtacaaaaaaaaatttaggctTAATATAACTGCTTTTAAAAATTGGGtaacaaaatttataattatcaATTCACCCCAAAATGGAGTAAAATGGAACTTGTGAGACCATGGATCCCTTCTTAAGTAATCGCATAATCTGTAAGTGAGCCAGTACATAAGCTCTACCTAAATATTTGCCTTGTGTACAAACCTGTTTAAATTGTGTTGCTATGTGCGTGCGAGCGTTGTGTTcctttttactttatttttcccCTAATCTCTCTTCAACAAATCTCTTTGGTCTATTCGGGCGAGATAGTTAACTATGTTTAATCTATTATCTATGTGTTGctgtttgaattgctattttctgaaatttttgtacaaaaatatACTGTcacaatttgatgtatgtgagctAAAAGATGAttcaaaaatgtgttt
Protein-coding sequences here:
- the LOC113695351 gene encoding uncharacterized protein, with product MGDRVQFEPWSHLDGKIVFVTGASSGLGREFCLDLAKAGCKVVAAARRLERLKSLCDEINQLFPSPSTSSPVELDPNSTRAVAVELDVTADASTIETSVQRAWNAFGHIDALVNNAGVRGSISSSLDLTENEWNSTVRTNLTGAWLVSKYVGRHMREACRGGCIVNVSSISGLNRAQMRGSVAYSSSKAGMDSMTRIMALELGENKIRVNSISPGLFKSEFTEELVKKRWINNVAERTVPLRTFGTTDPALTSLVRFLIHDSSSYVSGNHFIVDAGYTLPGVPIFSSL